Below is a genomic region from Halostella litorea.
CGCCCCCTTCTCCGGCGAGGAGTGTCTCGTCTGCGAGTACGAGGTGCTGGAGCTCCAGTCCTCTGGCAAGACGAGCAGCTGGAACACGATCAAGGCGGGCGGCGGGTCCGTGCCCTTCGCCGTCTCCGACGGGACGGGCCGCCTGCTGGTCGAGCCGGCCGGCGCGAAACTGGCGCTCGACGAGCACGTGACCCGCGTCGGCGGCGGCGACCGCCCGCCCGAGCGGATCGCCCGCTGGATCGAGGACACGCCGGACGTCGACTCCGAGGAGAAGACCTGGGACCTGCGCGTGATCGAACTGAAGGCTGGCAACGACCGGAAGTACGTCGAGCGCCGCGTCGACCCCGGCGACGCCGTCCACGTGTACGGCGGGAGCGAGTACCGCCGCTGGTCGGACGCCGGGGGCGCGGTCAACGTCGCCATCAGGGACGGCCTCGCGCCGCTGTTTCGCATCACGGACGGCGACGAGCGTGCGGCGGTGCGGGGTCTCGCCGTGCCGGCGCTGTACCGGCTCGCCGGCGCTGCGGTCGTGTTCCTGCTCCTGTTGGTGCTGGTCCCGTCGTTCTGACCGACCGCGGGCTTTTTCGCCCCTGAATCCTTACGCAAACCCATGTCAGCGCTGCGTGATGCCCTGCGAGACCTGCCCGACGCCGTGTTCGCTGACCTCCTGGAGAGCGACGACGCGTACCTGCTCGTCGTCGACCTGCCCGGGGTCACAGCGGACACCGTCGACGTGGCCGTCGAGGGCGCGAGGCTGCGTATCGAGGCGCGGCGCGAGAAGGACGTCCCCGCCGACTACCGCTACCACACCGAGGAGCGGTCCCTGTTTCTCGACGCGGACCTGCCGCTCCCGCCGGACGCCACCGACGACGGGGCGGAGGCGACGGTCGACCGCGGCGTGCTGGAGCTCCGCCTGCCCAAGCGCGGCACCGGGGCCACCGAGGCGACGATCGAGGTCACCGAGGCGTAGCGCGGGGTGGTGACCCTGGTCAACCTCCGGGCGTACTGGCGGTTCTTCGTCGTCGCGCGCCAGTTCCTCCCGTTGCTCGTCGCGTACGCGCGGGACCGCCGGCGGTTCCTGCTGTTCGGCGGCGGCCGCCGGGTCGACGCGGAGACGCGTCGCCGCCGCGCCAACCGACTGCTCGACTCGCTTCTGACGCTCGGGCCGACGTTCATCAAACTCGGCCAGTTGCTCTCGACCCGGCCGGACATCCTGCCGCCGGAGTACATCGAGGAGCTCGCACAGCTCCAGGACGAGGTGCCGCCGGCCGACTGGGAGCGCGCCCGCGAGGTCATCGAGGCCGAACTCGGCCCCGTCGACGACGTCTTCGACGACTTCGACCCCGAGCCGATAAGCGGTGCCAGCCTCGGCCAGGTGTACACCGCGAAGGTCGACGGCGAGGCCGTCGCCGTGAAGGTCCGCCGGCCCGACATCGAGTCGCTCGTCGAGGCCGACCTGCGGGTGATCCGCTGGTCGCTCCCGATACTGCTGACGTTCATCGACGACTCGCGGTCGTTCTCGCTGGAGAACCTCGCCGACGAGTTCGCGAGGACGATCCGCGAGGAGATGGACTACGAGCGCGAGGCCGACATGCTCCGGGAGATCCGGGCGAACTTCGCTGGCGACGAGGCCATCGTCATCCCGCCGGTCGTCGAGAGCCGCTCCGGGCCGCGCGTGCTGACGATGGAGTACGTCCCCGGGACGAAGATAAACGACCTCGACGAACTCGCCGCGCGGGACATAAACCGGACCGAGATCGCGGAGAACCTCCAGCGGGCGTACCTCCAGATGATAATCGAGGACGGGGTGTTCCACGCCGACCCGCACCCGGGCAACCTCGCGGTGACCGACGACGGGCGGATCATCTTCTACGACTTCGGGATGAGCGGCCGGGTCGACGAGTTCATCCAGGACAAGATCGTCGACTTCTACGTCGCCGTCGCCAACCAGGACATCGACGGGATCCTCGACGCCCTCATCGAGATCGGGACGCTGTCCCCGGAGGCCGACCGGCAGGTGATGGGCGAGGTGATGGAGCTTGCGATCCAGGACGTCCGCGGCGAGGACATCGAGCAGTACCGCGTCCAGCAGATCGTCGGCCAGATCGAGGACTCGATCTACGAGTTCCCGTTCCGCCTGCCCAAGAACCTCGCGCTGGTGCTCCGCGTCGCGACGGTCGTCGAGGGGGTCTGCGTCACGCTCGACCCCGAGTTCGACTTCATCGCCATCGCCACCGACTACCTCACCGAACAGGGGTACCGAGAGGAGGGCGTCCGGCAGTTCTTCGAGGACGCGGGCGACCAGGTCCAGCAGTCGGTGCAGTCGGCCGTGCGCGCGCCGCCGAAGGTCGAGCGGGCGCTGGACCGGATCGACCGCGAGAACTTCCACGTCCGCGCGGGGTTCGAGGACGACGAGGGCGTCTTCGACCGGCTGGCAAAGCGGCTCATCTACGGGCTGCTCCTGACCGCCGGCGTCCTCTCGACGTCGCTGCTGTACTCCTTCGCGACGGTCCGCTCGACGGCCGTCGCGGCGGCGTTCTCCGTCGGGATGGCGTTCCTGCTGTACCGGTCGTTCCGCAGTCGGTCGGGGCTGCGGGCGACGCCGCAGTTCACCCGGCAGAACCTCAAGCAGCGCCAGCGCGGCAGCGACGGGGACTGACGCCGCGGGGTGCGGGCGGATCCCCACTTCCTAAGGCCGTATCGCCCGACGATCCGCCATGGACATCGCCGAGTTCGGGCTGGAGCGGTGGTTCGCGAAGCACGAGCACGGGGCCGACATCATGCTCGCGGAGAGCGGGATCCGCAGCCTCGACGCCGACCGGTTCGACACGGACCCCGGGGAACTGGGCTACGTCATCCCGACGAACGGCGAGCCCGCGTTCCGGGCGGACGTGGCCGACCGCTACGGCCGCGACGCCGACGAGGTGCTTTTCACCTGCGGCGCGCAGGAGGCGAACTTCCTCACCTTCCTCTCCCTGCTGGACGAGGGCGACCACGCCGTCGTCGTCACGCCGACGTACCAGGCGCTGTACAGCGTCCCCGAGTCGCTCTGTGACGTGACGCGCGTGCCGCTGTCGCCGCCCGACTGGGAACTGGATCCGGACGCGGTGGCCGACGCCGTGCGCCCGGAGACGAAACTGGTCGTCGTCAACAACCCGAACAACCCGACCGGGCGGTACCACCCCGAGGGGACGGTCCGCGCGCTGTACGACATCGCGGCCGACGCCGGCGCGTACCTGCTCTGCGACGAGGTGTACCGCCTGCTCGCGGAGGACCCGCTCCCGCCGGCCGCCAGTCTCGGGCCGCGGGGGATCAGCACGGCGAGCGCGACGAAGTCCCACGGCCTCGCCGGCCTGCGGTTCGGCTGGGCCGTGCTGCCCGAGGAACTCGTCGAGACGGCGTGGAACTGGAAGGACTACACCACCATCTCGCCCTCCAAGTTCGGCCAGCACGTCGCCCGGCAGGCGCTCGGCGAGCGCGAGGCGGCGATCCTCCGGGAGAACCGCGACCACGCCGCCCGGAACCGCGAGCGGGTCGCGGCGTTCCTCGACGAGCACGGCCTCGACTGGTACGAGCCGGTCGGCGTCAACGGCTTCGTGACGGTGCCCGACGGGTTCGCGGACGCCCGGGAGTTCTGTACCGCCGTCGTCGAGGAGGAGAGCGTCGTGCTCGCGCCAGGGGACCTGTTCGGCCACCCGGACCGGTTCCGGATCGGCTTCGGCCTGCCGGCCGACGAACTGGAGGAGGGGCTGGCCCGCGTC
It encodes:
- a CDS encoding ABC1 kinase family protein, yielding MVTLVNLRAYWRFFVVARQFLPLLVAYARDRRRFLLFGGGRRVDAETRRRRANRLLDSLLTLGPTFIKLGQLLSTRPDILPPEYIEELAQLQDEVPPADWERAREVIEAELGPVDDVFDDFDPEPISGASLGQVYTAKVDGEAVAVKVRRPDIESLVEADLRVIRWSLPILLTFIDDSRSFSLENLADEFARTIREEMDYEREADMLREIRANFAGDEAIVIPPVVESRSGPRVLTMEYVPGTKINDLDELAARDINRTEIAENLQRAYLQMIIEDGVFHADPHPGNLAVTDDGRIIFYDFGMSGRVDEFIQDKIVDFYVAVANQDIDGILDALIEIGTLSPEADRQVMGEVMELAIQDVRGEDIEQYRVQQIVGQIEDSIYEFPFRLPKNLALVLRVATVVEGVCVTLDPEFDFIAIATDYLTEQGYREEGVRQFFEDAGDQVQQSVQSAVRAPPKVERALDRIDRENFHVRAGFEDDEGVFDRLAKRLIYGLLLTAGVLSTSLLYSFATVRSTAVAAAFSVGMAFLLYRSFRSRSGLRATPQFTRQNLKQRQRGSDGD
- a CDS encoding E3 ubiquitin ligase, with product MPAVTLATALFAAVALVGVALLADAGRHGLRAYRVRSNEPIPVGAAADESGVVEVEGVAERHERSLVAPFSGEECLVCEYEVLELQSSGKTSSWNTIKAGGGSVPFAVSDGTGRLLVEPAGAKLALDEHVTRVGGGDRPPERIARWIEDTPDVDSEEKTWDLRVIELKAGNDRKYVERRVDPGDAVHVYGGSEYRRWSDAGGAVNVAIRDGLAPLFRITDGDERAAVRGLAVPALYRLAGAAVVFLLLLVLVPSF
- a CDS encoding Hsp20/alpha crystallin family protein; this encodes MSALRDALRDLPDAVFADLLESDDAYLLVVDLPGVTADTVDVAVEGARLRIEARREKDVPADYRYHTEERSLFLDADLPLPPDATDDGAEATVDRGVLELRLPKRGTGATEATIEVTEA
- a CDS encoding aminotransferase class I/II-fold pyridoxal phosphate-dependent enzyme, whose protein sequence is MDIAEFGLERWFAKHEHGADIMLAESGIRSLDADRFDTDPGELGYVIPTNGEPAFRADVADRYGRDADEVLFTCGAQEANFLTFLSLLDEGDHAVVVTPTYQALYSVPESLCDVTRVPLSPPDWELDPDAVADAVRPETKLVVVNNPNNPTGRYHPEGTVRALYDIAADAGAYLLCDEVYRLLAEDPLPPAASLGPRGISTASATKSHGLAGLRFGWAVLPEELVETAWNWKDYTTISPSKFGQHVARQALGEREAAILRENRDHAARNRERVAAFLDEHGLDWYEPVGVNGFVTVPDGFADAREFCTAVVEEESVVLAPGDLFGHPDRFRIGFGLPADELEEGLARVGRCIDRRA